The sequence cagcacagtatgtacagcacagcacagtatgtacagcacagcacagtatgcACAGCACAGTATGTACAGCACAGTATGTACAGCACAGTATGTACAGCACAGTATGCACAGTATATACAGCACAGTATGTACAGCACAGTATGCACAGCACAGTATGCACAGCACAGTATGTACAGCACAGTatgtacagcacagcacagtataTACAGCACAGTATATACAGCACAGTATGCACAGCACAGTATGCACAGCACAGTATGCACAGCACAGTATATACAGCACAGTATGTACAGCACAGTATGTACAGCACAGTatgtacagcacagcacagtatgcACAGCACAGTATGTACAGCACAGTATGTACAGCACAGTATGCACAGCACAGTATGTACAGCACAGTATGCACAGCACAGTATGCACAGCACACTATGCACAGCACAGTATATACAGCACAGTATGCACAGCACAGTATGCACAGCACAGTATGCACAGCACACTATGCACAGCACAGTATATACAGCACAGTATGCACAGCACAGTATGCACAGCACAGTATGTACAGCACAGTATGCACAGCACAGTATGCACAGCACACTATGCACAGCACAGTATATACAGCACAGTATGCACAGCACAGTATGCACAGCACAGTATGCACAGCACAGTATGCACAGCACAGTATGTACAGCACAGTATGTCTGGTTCAGCCCAGGTtgggagggtcagggagggtTTCTCCCACAGTCACAGTGAGACAGAACACAACAGGAATAACAATTAAAACAGGATCTTCTCATAGGAGTGATGAgctagactaaccctaacctgttaTTGATATTCTTCTCCCACCCGCCAGGTTTTTGCTTCCTGCTCAGTGGACCAGTCTATCCGCGTCTGGGACATCCGTGCCCCGCCCAACTCCATGCTCTCAGCCAATGAGGCTCACTCCTCAGACGTCAACGTCATCAGCTGGAACCGGAGCGAACCATTCCTCCTGTCCGGGGGGGACGACGGTCTACTCAAAGTTTGGGACCTCAGGCAGTTCCAGGTAAGAACTGTGAAGAGTCCATGTTGGAAAACATGATGGATCTGTCAGTTCACACATACTTGTCTTGGCCTGACTGTTTGTAAAAACATGTCAAGATGGTGTAAGATCAAAGACAACAATAAAGAAACTCCCACAAATATTTGGGGTTCTGAAAACAATCTTGCATGGCAACGGGCGTGTGTATTATCAACAGCCTGCTGTGTAGCATCGATGTGCTCGTCATACTGGTGATTGTGCCAGTCCTAACATGTTGATCTTTTTCTGCAGTCTGGGCGTCCGGTGGCCAACTTCAAGCAGCACATGGCGCCGGTGACGTCCGTGGAGTGGAACCCTGTGGACTCGAGCGTGTTCGCCGCCTCAGGGGCAGACGACGTCGTCAGCCAATGGGATCTGTCCGTGGAGTCATGTGACGTGGGAGCGAGGGCAGACGGGGTGAAGGATTTGCCCCCCCAGCTGCTGTTCTTGCACCAGGGACAGACTGAGATCAAGGAGATCCACTGGCATCCACAGTTACCTGGAGTGATGATCTCCACTGCCCTGTCCGGCTTCAATGTGTTCAGGACGATATCtgtgtagaagtgtgtgtgtgtgtatgtgtgtttggtgttgacctgtgtgtgctagtgtagtAACTACTACAATCCCTTAATTTCTTTTGACATGCATTTACTATGTAATGTGCATGCGCAACATTTATCTTGCAGTTTGTATTGTGCAGATATTGGAATAGAAAACCCTCTTCTCACCTTGCCAAGTATTTGCAAGTTACTCCAAACAACCAACCCTCGGACTGGTCTACAGAAAATACTTCAGACTTGACAAATGAAATATGTCTATAGGATAATGTTTATTTAAGTAGCCAGCATATTAAAGGGAATCAATCTgagattaaaaacatttttgtttatCTTTATAGAAAAATCCCCTTTCCAGCATTGTTAAATATAATTGGTCCAAAACTATTAACTCATACTGAACATGCATGCTTGGATTTTAAGAACGTAAGCATTCAACATAAGCACAGCATCAAAGATTGTCAGTGGTCATTACAGTCAATAGTCGTTTACCCCAAAAGAAATAAGAGTGTTGCCATTTCTGCCCAACAAGGCTAAATCATACATTTTAAGTTGTGATACAATTTAAATCCAAACAACTGGCAagagaaatacatttaaaatgtaagCTGTTCACAGTACAATATTGGAATGATATAGAATATGAGGACATCATTGGTTTCAAAACACTAAGACTGGACACATACTCAGTGGCATCCAATAACAATGGATGTTAAGAAAGCTCTTTGGGAATCCAGAATTTGAGAACTTCTGGCAAACAAATTGATCTGTGGAGGAAATGttcaaaacattttctttaaatgCATAATAAGATATAAAAATAAGCTAAGGAAATGgctatagtaagtacagggatatgaACAGGCTCAACTCCCTTTAAGGCACCATGATAAAAACGTATTTATAATATGCACTGTTGTAAAAAATAGGTTTACCTGGCAAAAGTAAAGTTCATTTAAAACATTGTCGAGTTCACTCGAATCTGTCCAAAACTACAAGCTGAGCAACAATTCTGTGAAGTGATTCATAGAGCTGAAAGCACAACATAGTTATGTTAAAAACAGAGCACCAACACTCCAGTTTTTATTCTGTTAAACTCGTTCATTCCTTTGGTTGAAAAAATCCCTTTATTGTGATGATTAAAGTATGCTGCTCATGGTGGGCAGTGAAAAATAACCTGTTTTATCAAAAGACCATATGAGCTCCTATAGGCCAATTTCATCATCAAACTCATCTTCAAACGTGTAGCCTTTTCCACTGTCTCCCCCTtcgtcgtcctcctcttcctcgtcagAATCAGTCTCTGAGTGGCCGTTTTCAGCCCTCCTTCTGTCCAATGGCGTGACACCCTCATACTCTGAACCGTTTGAAGAGGCGGGACTAGGTGGCAGATCCAATATGTGATTGGTGGCCTCTGCTTCTGCTGCACTGAAGATTTCACTGCCTCTTTCATGCTCACCAACCGTTGGACTGACACACTCCGGAATCTCGTTCTGTTGAAACTCAAAcccctggccctcctcctccgATGCCTGGCGAATGATTTCCTCTCGCTTATCGCTGAATCGCACTTTCGGCTTCAGCCCTTTGGACTTAATCCCGTTCCCCTCCATGATCCGAACTTCTCCCCTGTCGCGCGCCGCGTCGCTACCCCACACCGCCAGCTTGTCATTTAACTCGTTGTTCACGCTGACCGACCCCTGCTCCATGTTCAGCTGCTCCACTTTCACAGCGGCAGCACTTCTGTTGACAGGGAACACCTCCTCGTCGTTGGTAGATGCCGTCCACCCAGAGTCCAGGCCCAGCCCGTCCATCACCCCTAGAACATCTCCCATGATGGACGGGCCTAGGTCCAGGTCCAGGTCGAAGGAAGACACTGACTCTGAGTGCTGGAGCTCCCTATTCCACGTGCCGTCCATGGCATCCAAGGTGCCACCGTCGTGGTTGGGAGGCCCCTCGGGGTCGCTGGCCGGCGGGGCGGCCGACGTGTCGGAGCTGGCTGAGCTGGGCCCATGTGTCGACAGGAAGGAGGTGTCACCGAACGCGTCGCCCCCCCTCCCTATGTGCATGGTGTGTCTGAAGTCGCCGAGCGGGGCTGAGATCATGGTGGGGTCCAGACGAGGACCCCGGGGAGTCTTGTGCAGAGGCATGATGTCTGAGGGATGAAAGAGGACTGAGGATTAGGGAACTGACTCCACAAATTGTTGATGTCAAAGAGAAAGGCACAGGAGGCAGGAATATTGAGGGAGATGTGATGAGAAGAGAAGTACCAACTTCATACACACAGACGCCCTCAAATACAAAACTGACATGTTATGGATAAAAGCATTCAACTTACAGTCGCAAGTTGAGACAGAGACTATAGCGTCATAGTGTCTATAGCCCAAAGCTTTTGCACATCTGGAGTAATGTCATAGATCACAGGAGCAAAACACACTGACTAATGCCATGACTAGTAACCCCAAAACACAGCATAAACCTTGGGTGCCGGGTTTGTTTTCAACACATGTTCAATTTGGAATATGGAGACAcgttatgatgatgatggaacTTATAATGTGAATAGTGATCGTCAatcccagaggcgtgtcaccaaGGAGTTGGAGTCGACCCAGAGATGGCCAGTCTAGCCTGATGTTAACTGCCTTTTAGTGCCCTGCCATAACAGGCTGAAATGAAAAAAATCCCCATGTTGTGCAAGAGTGTGAGAAAACCCAACTAGTCGTTTGGCACTGATACTGCTGCCAAGACCATGCTGAGACTTGTAAGTAAAACATATGCATGCAACGCAAGCACATAGTTTTCTCTAGATTCCTTTCCCTGAGGGCCCAAGACTTATGAGACAGAGAAACAATTATTCTCACATTACTGAGTGTAGTAGGACCTGTCTAAATTCATTTATAGCTAAATCAATATTAAACTTGGATGATCAATAAAAGCATGGCCTTAAACTTGTAGGCCTGAACATGAATTGTTCTTTCAAGCTGAAGGGTTGTTTCAAATTTGCCAACCAACAAATGTCCCAAATGGAAAGAATGTACAATATTTGTTCCAGGTGTTGAGTTTGTTGATACTTTGAAAACTTTGTAATTGACACACTTGAAACAAACTGCAGGCGAATGAAAGCAAATGTTACTATTTGAGATTTCTTAACATAGCTTATGACCGTTTCCATTAACGTTTCTTGGTAATAGGGTTTGGGCAACGTTACTTAGCTACCGCTTGCTTTCCAATACACAACGAAATTACTACTAATGTGTTCTATACGAATTTGAACTTCAGATCGATTTCCCAGCAGTAAAGAGATGGAAGGCGAATAAGTGCCATGGGGAAAAGGTGGGAATTGCAAAACTTTCGCTTCACTGATCAAGTTACTCCGGGAATATTAAAGCATAAAAAGTATCAATAACTTACTTGGAAGTTTATACGCTCGTGTTTGGCTTCCTTCCTTCTTGCTATTCTTCTTTACATCTGGATTTtccttttttattatttatccaAATGTTCACTCCTCGCTCTTTCTCAACGTCCGTCGTTGCAATGTCTCTTtctattttttcattttttcccGAAGGGAAGGGCAAGGAAGTGACGCGAAAAAAATACTAGGGAGTGCGCGTTCTACAGGAGAGATTACTTTAGAGTGGGGCGATGCGTTTCAAAACTGCGATGATATTTGAATAATATAGATTAACAATTAAAGCATAGGCCTACTTTACATCATATCAAAGTTACAACCTATTtgatctctcccccctccacttaCTCTGCCCACCACTACTACAGCGTTAGTGTCGTATAGCTTATTACAATTTTGTAAGAGATATGGCCTATTTTTAAGTCAGAAACTCCAGCTCATTTTAACACAACTTTCACTGACAGCTAGGCTACAGTGATTTATAGGACACTGAATATCCCTTATCCCCACAGTCCGTACCTGGTGTAAATTGTGTTACAGTAATAAGCACCATTTCATAGATACAAATTCCAAGATTAATCCAAGTtcatttattacatttttttcaATGATTAAAATGCACATCGGGAAAATACTCTATTTTTGAACATCACATTGGCTATACAAACTCCCAACTAATTAGGGTGTGACAACAAATTGCATATACTTTTTAAGGAATTCTGCCAGTCAAGTTCCCTCATAGGCTAACTGTAGCCTACCACGGAGCACAACCAAAAACGTTGGGTCTTAAATGTGTCACTGCAGGGAGGTCTAACTGACACAGAGCTTCTCATTCATTAAGTAGGCCTAGCCCAAGTTAGTAAGCCTCTTCAAGGCGTTTTTTAGGAAATCCTGGATCTGGGCCATCAAAATAGAGGAAGGAACGCCGTTACTGCTGGAACCCCCCTCTATCTTCCTTCCtcagggtgagagaaagaatcAAAGATTACCTCACCTATAGGCTACTTCAGAGAATCACACAATAGTGTGTATGACTGGAAATGAGTCATTGTTGGCTGGACCTCCTCACACCATTTCTACATAGCTTTGGGATGACGCAACCAGATGTTGTGCATGTGAACAAAATGGTCTCGTGGCGCTCGGCAATTAAAAGTCCAAATAGAGGAACGGCGATCAAACAAAAAAAGCAACAACTTGATCACCAATTAAGTCTACAAAATGTGGCACTGTGTCAACTGAATAAGTTGTTCAAACCGTTTGTTGAATTAATATATTTGGGAAAATATTATTTGGAACTGAATAATCTATCTGATTATCATATTTTGAAGACAAATAATAATTGACAGAAACTACAAAGCTAGacctattaaaaaaaaaactaaatactTGGCAATAATTGCTCTTTTCAAATGAGATGACACATAAAACAGTGCTGCTTACAAAGCCATCTATACCGGGCCAGCAAATACTAGAACAGATCTATTGAATAGAGATCTTTAGAATAGGGATCAAATAGTTGGCTGGAGGACAGCAGCTGCAAACAGGACAGGGATGAGCAGGCTGTGAAAATAGCTGAATGTACCTTTAAAACGGAACCGAAAAATTCAACACTGTCGTTCAACTGCCATTTTGTTTCACAGTTCAACACGGACGTCCTGGAATAGCAGGTCAAGTTGACAAGCTAAGACGATCAATTTTAATCTATCATAGCAGGCTAGGTTAGTTTGTAAAGTACATGTTAAATATCGTAAGTATACAACACAAAACTGAAGATTGTTAGAAATTGGTCTACAGATTGGAGAGTTTTAAGTTTGACAGTGGAGTTGGTCTTGTTTACCTTCCAACTACTGTCGATTAGCTGCACCGCATTTTGCTGGCTAgcagaaagctagctagctaggtttcTTAAATGGCGGCGAATAGTACCACAACCCAATCTGCTCCGGCTGCGACTTGGTAAGAAACAATCTCAAACCCTTTGCGTGCTAGCAAGCTTACAGTCACATATCACTAAAGTGAACATGTGTAAGACGGGCACCGATTTATGTATTTTCATTAACTGTAAGGacgttagactagctagctacagtaggttGTTGTGACCAAAGAGCTTCGTTTGCGACGAGgaggtacagtactgtagttagctctagctagagctagctacagtactgctAGCCACTTACGAGCTGTAGCTACATAAATCAATTTAAGTGTGATTCACGTCTAAGATGTCAGCTGAATTTATTAACGTTGGTATGGGAACGATTCTGAAATTGACATCATAAGCTAAATACAAGCCTTTAGTCTTACATTTCCCTGTCTGCTAACTTTGACTCAACGGTTTACTAGTAGCCTACCTAGCTAGTCAAGCCAATCCGTTTGACCCATCCTGCCCTACCCATTTCCCCCTCCCAGGTCGTATGCAACAAGTTCAGAAGGTCAGATCCACGAGAACCCGGAGTGGGAGAAGGCAAGACAGGCACTGGCCTCCATTACCAAAACCCAGAGCGCGACCAAGGCTGCCCAGGCCAGCAGGGCCACGGCACAGGTGCGTAAAGCAACCTGTAATAGGCCGTTGTACTGTGTCAGACTTATGTCGAACGCGGGCGCTACATAATATGTTCGCCAACGTTTTAACGAAATCATTGCTTCACGCCATGACAACGTAAATACCGGTGGTCACCCACGTCAGTCTGAACAGAATTATGAAATATGTAGAGGGTCTATTGGCACGGTGTATTTGTTTCTAATTGTATGTATTGTTTTGGTAAAGGTTGGCCAGTTCCAACCCGCGGTAGCAGATTCTACTGCCcaccagcagcaacaacagcagcagtacTACAATCAGTGGTACCAACAAAACCAGCCGCAGCAATATGCTGGATACCCTTACCCATACAACTATTACTACCCCATGACCACGGTAAATACTCATTATCATTTCAGAGGATAAATGAAGGctgtaaaatgttttgaaagaTGTTTATGGCTTGCAGTTGGTGTACTGACCTAGGGATTAGGAAGGTTAAAAACCTCACCAGTCCTGCATGACGTTGGGTTTAAAGGagtaatgtttgtgtgtacttcTGACCTGTAGTATGGTGGGGGCTATCCTCAGGGCCAGTATGGGGGCCCGCCAGGAGCCTACTCAGGACCCACCACACCAAACGGACAGGTATGGTACACGACTAACTGCTGAAATCTTAATAATATAAAATTATAATTTAGTTGTACTTAAGTATACAAAAGAAATTGCATCCTCACATTTGAACCTAAATCTAAGAACTGTTGTCTCTGCTTGGATATGCTTCTGTGCTCCGGTTCAGAAGTAGACTTTTTAATCTTGTTTTGTACATCTACACAGAAACATGGTGGGATATTTATTTCCTCTActttgtttatttcaaactttaaCTCCTTCTCAGCCTCCATCCATGCCCTTGATGGACGACCAGTCTTCAAACTACCCACCCCAGCCCCAAGCCCCTCCTCCCACTGCCCCACAACCTCCCCCCCGGAGCCCAACCAGCTCTGagcagccccctccccctcctcccccctccttaccCCCCTCTCCAAACTCCcagtacccccctcccccttcacagAACCCTTACAACGGCAACAGCCCCATGCCCTATCCGCCAAGCGACCAGATGCGAGGCTACAAGCCCAACCCTGGTCAAGGCAGGCCAGGCTACGGGCAGAACTACCAGGCTCAGAGCTCCTACCAGGCCTCCCAGAGTAACGTGCAGCAGCAGGGCCAGTATGGACCAGGCGTCGGGAGAGGAGAGgccaagaataataataatcagaACCAAAAACAAGGAGGACAGCAGCAGTGGCATCGCATGaagcgtaagtgtgtgtgcgcagtgttTCCCCCCAGGATTTAATGAGACTGGTGGGTAGACCTCAGGCCCTGTAGACCAGCGGTCTCTAATCCTGGTCCTGGAAGGCTACTGCCACGGTGTAGGTCATTCATGAGGAAGTAGTGGTGTGTTTTAGTTTGAGGAAGAGCTGACGTTTTGTATGTTTCTCCTGTGGCCTTTCTGTGACCGTATGAAATGTGAGATGGAGGATGTGTGTTGCACCGTTTTATTGGTAGTGTTTACTCTGCCCTAGGCATCCTGTCACAGTCATGAGTTGATATGCTGGCACCAATGTAGACAGTGAAAGTTCCAGAGACGTGAAAGACATTAAGATTAAATAGTACACGTTTTTAAAATCCATGACTAAAGACAAAGGATTGAAAACATTTCAACAAAATACGGGCAGGCGACTGGAATTCAGCTAGTTTCAAATTCTGTTCTGCATCTTTGACGTTGTCTTTCCCCAGAATCACCTGGAGCAGGAACCATGAAGTTCAACAT comes from Hypomesus transpacificus isolate Combined female chromosome 2, fHypTra1, whole genome shotgun sequence and encodes:
- the cdc42ep5 gene encoding cdc42 effector protein 5 encodes the protein MPLHKTPRGPRLDPTMISAPLGDFRHTMHIGRGGDAFGDTSFLSTHGPSSASSDTSAAPPASDPEGPPNHDGGTLDAMDGTWNRELQHSESVSSFDLDLDLGPSIMGDVLGVMDGLGLDSGWTASTNDEEVFPVNRSAAAVKVEQLNMEQGSVSVNNELNDKLAVWGSDAARDRGEVRIMEGNGIKSKGLKPKVRFSDKREEIIRQASEEEGQGFEFQQNEIPECVSPTVGEHERGSEIFSAAEAEATNHILDLPPSPASSNGSEYEGVTPLDRRRAENGHSETDSDEEEEDDEGGDSGKGYTFEDEFDDEIGL